The sequence below is a genomic window from Microbacterium abyssi.
GATCACCCGCGATTCGCTGCTGCAGCTCGCCGAGGATCGCGGCCACACCGTCGAGCGCCGTGGTGTGTCGCTGCAGGAGTGGCGCGACGGCGTGGCATCCGGCGACATCGTCGAGGTCTTCGCGTGCGGCACGGCTGCGGTCGTCACCCCGATCGGCGCACTCGTCACGGCGGATTTCGAAGAGGCTCAGCCGACCGGCGAGCTCGCCCTGTCGCTGCGCGAGGAGCTGACCGACATCCAGTACGGTCGCCGAGAGGACAAGCACGGCTGGCTCTACCGCCTCGACGCCTGACCGCTCCGCGGTGAATGTCGCAGAAGTGGCGAATTTCCCCCGCGGGGACCCGCCCTTTCTGAGACACACGATGGGCCGTGTCGCAGAAGTGGCGGCTTGGTCGTCGCGTTGGTCGCCGCTTCTGTGACATGACTCAGTGGCGCGGATAGGCTGAACGGGTGAAGATCGCTCGGTTCAGCCACAATGACGCCATCCAGTACGGCATCCTCGACGAACAGGAGCTCGTGGTCCTCGCGGGCGACCCGATGTTCGCCGGGTTCGACACGACGGGCGAGCGCGTGCCGCTGGCGGATGCCGCGCTGCTCGCGCCCGTGATCCCGCGATCGAAGGTGGTGTGCGTCGGCAAGAACTACCACGACCATGCCGCAGAGATGGGCGGCATCGCCCCTGAGGAGCCGCTGCTCTTCCTGAAGCCGAACACCTCGGTGATCGGCCCCGGCGACACGATCGTGCGTCCGACGCTGTCCGAGCGCACCGAGCACGAGGGTGAGCTCGCCGTCGTCATCGGCCGAATCGCCAAGAACGTCAGGGCCGAGAACGCGCACGACTACGTGTTCGGCTACACCGTCGCGAACGACGTCACCGCCCGCGATCTGCAGAAGAAGGACGGCCAGTGGACGCGCGGCAAGGGCTTCGACACGTTCTGCCCACTCGGCCCGGTGATCGAGACCGAGTTCGATGATGCGGATGCCACGATCGAGACCCGCGTGAACGGCGAGGTGCGCCAGCACGCGCCGCTGAGCGACATGATTCACTCCGTCGCGGACATCATCGAGTACGCCTCCGCCGTGTTCACGCTGCTGCCGGGTGATGTCATCCTCACCGGGACGCCCGCCGGCGTCGGCCAGTTCGCCGCGGGCGACACCATCGAGGTCGAGGTCTCGGGAATCGGCGTCCTGCGCAACACGGTGCGTGACGCGCTCCCTGTCGCATGACGGTTCCCACCGCCGCTGAGCAGCAGGCGGTGCAGCGCCGCACGGTCGCGATCCTCTCTGCGGGGCAGGTGCTGGGAGGCATCGCCTTCGGCGCGACCGTGTCGCTCGGCGCGCTGCTGGCCGCGGACATCTCCGGGGATGACGCGCTGTCGGGCCTCGCCACGGCATCCGTCACGCTCGGCGCGGCGCTGTGCGCGATCCCGCTCGCGCGGCTCGCCACGAAGGTCGGGCGCCGCCGCGCGCTCACCTTGGGCAACCTCTTCGCCCTCATCGGCATCGGGGTCGTCATCCTGGCGGCGGCCCTCCGGGTGTTCCCGCTGCTGCTGGTCGGCATCGTGATGATCGGCGCCGGTAACGCGGGCAACCTGCAGTCCCGTTTCGCGGCGACCGACCTGGCGAGTTCGCGCCACCGCGGGCGGGATCTCTCCATCGTCGTCTGGGCGACGACCGTCGGGGGAGTGGCGGGTCCCCTCCTGCTCGGCCCTGGAGAGATCGTCGGGCAGGCGATAGGGATGCCGCCGCAGACCGGTTCGTACCTGTTCTCACTCATCGCTCAGGTCGCAGCGCTCGCGCTGTACCTCGTGGCGCTGCGTCCGGACCCGCTGCTGCTCGCACAGCGGATCATGGCGGCCGGCGCCGATCGGAACGCGGTCGAAGAGAGACGCGACCACCCGATCGTCGCCCGCTACGCCATGTTCGCGATCGCCGCATCGCACGTCACGATGGCATCCGTCATGGCCATGACGCCGATCCATCTCGCTCATATGGCCCACGGCGCACACGGCGGGCACGCGACTCCCGCGGACATCTCGTCCCTCGTCGGCATCACCATCGCCATGCATGTGGCGGGGATGTACGCGCTCTCGCCGGTCTTCGGGATCCTCGCCGACCGGTGGGGGAGGCTGCGGGTGGTGCTGCTCGGCCAGGCACTGCTCGCCGCATCGTTGCTGTTCTCGATGTTCGTGAACGACCAGGCATGGGGCGTGATGGTCGCGCTGATCCTGCTCGGACTCGGCTGGAGCGCAGCGACCGTCTCGGGAGCGGCGCTCCTCACCGAGGCGACGACTCCCGCGTTGCGCACCCGCAGGCAGGGGCGCAGCGACTCGCTGATGAGTTTCTCCGCAGCCGGCGGGGCGGTGCTGGCGGGCATCATCCTGTCGAACTTCCAGTACGGCGGGCTGGCGGTGGCGGCATCCGTCCTGGTCATCGCGATCGTCGTCGCGGCCCCACTCGGTCGGATGCGCGCGGCATGAGAGCGTGGAGCGGCGTGGGCGCGGCCTATGCCGCGTCCTACGCGGCGCTGTGCGCGGGAACCACCGAATCGATCGTGTCCGCGCTCGGACCGGCGCACTCACGCGGCGTACTCGATGTCGGCTCGGGGACGGGCACGCTCGCCGCCGCACTGAGCGCGGCCGGGTGGATGGTCACCGGCTGCGAACCGGAGCCGACGATGCGCGAGATCGCCTCGGCGCAGCATCCGACCCTCGAGTTCATCGACGGCGCACTGCCGGCGCTCCCGTTCCGGGATGCCGCCTTCGACGCGGTGATCGCGAACTTCGTGCTCAACCACGTGCCCGATCCGCGTGCGGCAGCCGGCGAGATGGCTCGCGTGGCAGCGGCCGACGCGACGCTCATCGCGACGATCTGGACCGTTTCCCCGTCCTGGTTCTGGACCGCGGTCTGCGAACGTGCGGGCCTGACACCGGCCGCGGGCGAACGGCTTCCGACCGACAAGGACTTCGAGCGCTCCCCGTCGGGATTCGGACGGATGCTCTCGGAGGCCAGCTGGCGCGCAGTCGATGTCGCCGAGTTCAGCTGGACCTGGGAGGCACCGAGAGACGCCCTGTGGGCGTCCGCCGAGGGAGGCGTCGCCTCGGCCGGGGCGTTCTACCTGGCTCTCGACGCGCGCGGCAGGCGGCACTTCCGGCACGCGTTCGACGACCTCTGCGAGGAGAGGGCCCGGGACGGCGTCATCGCGCTGGACCACACCGCCGCACTGGCGGTCGGACGGGCCGGTTGACCCGCCCTCACCCGCGTAGGATTGAGGGGATATGGCTACTCCTCATCCCCTCACCACGACCGCGACCGGCTCCGATGTGCGCGTGCGCTTCTGCCCGTCTCCGACCGGTCTGCCGCACGTCGGCCTGATCCGAACCGCGCTGTTCAACTGGGCGTATGCGCGTCACAACGGCGGCAAGCTCGTGTTCCGCATCGAAGACACCGATGCCGCGCGCGACAGCGAGGAGAGCTACCGGCAGCTGCTGGACGCGCTGCGCTGGATGGAGATCGACTGGGACGAGGGCGTGGAGGTCGGAGGGGAGCACGCGCCGTACCGCCAGTCGGAGCGCCACGACATCTACCGCGAGGTCATCGACAAGCTCCTCGCTGCCGGAGCGATCTACGAGAGCTTCTCGACCGCTGAGGAGATCGACGCCCGCAACGAGGCCAACGGCCGGGCGAAGCAGCTCGGCTACGACAACCACGATCGCGCACTGACGGACGAGCAGAAGGCCGCCTTCCGTGCCGAGGGCCGCCAGCCGGCGCTCCGCCTCCGCGTCCCCGACGAGGACCTCACGTACGTCGACCTCATCCGCGGCGAGGTCACCTTCCCGGCCGGGTCCTTCCCCGACTTCGTCGTGGTGCGTCCCAACGGCATCCCGCTGTACACGTTCGTGAACCCGGTCGACGACGCGCTCATGGGCGTCACGCACGTGCTCCGCGGCGAGGACCTGATGCCGTCGACCGCTCGTCAGCTCGCGCTGTACGCGGCGCTGATCGACGCCGGCGTCACGACCTTCGTCCCGCGGTTCGCCCACATGCCTCTCGTGCTGGGGGAGACCGGCAACAAGAAGCTCTCCAAGCGCGATCCGCAGGCAGACCTCTTCCTGCACCGCGAGCGCGGGTTCATCCACGAGGGGCTGCTGAACTACCTCGCCCTTCTGGGCTGGTCGATCGGCCCCGACCGCGACGTCTTCTCGCTCGACGAGTTCATCGCCGCGTTCGACATCGAGAACGTCAACCCGAACCCGGCGCGTTTCGACCAGAAGAAGGCCGAGTCGATCAACGGCGACCACATCCGGATGCTGGACGTGAAGGACTTCGCCGAGCGGACGGTCCCGTACCTGGCCGCCGCCGGCCTCTTCGACGAGCCCAGTCACGAGCAGCTGGTGCTGGCCTTCCGCGTCGCACCTCTCGTTCACGAGCGCGTGCAGCTGCTGGGCGACGTACCGGGAATGGTCGGTTTCCTGTTCACCGATGACGTCTCCTACGACGCCGACGCGCTCAAGGGGCTGCCCGCGAACGCCGCCGAGGTGCTGGAGGCCTGCGTCGCCGCGCTCGAGCCGGTGACGGAGTTCACGACGGAGAAGATCCAGGACGCGCTGTCCGCCGCGCTGGTGGAGAAGCTCGAGCTCAAGCCCCGTGTCGCCTACGGTCCGCCGCGCGTCGCGCTCACAGGGCGCCGGGTGTCGCCGCCACTGTTCGAGTCGATGGAACTGCTCGGCAGGGACGAGTCGCTGCGGCGGCTCAGCGGGCTCGCCGAGCAGCTGCGCGGCTGACCGGACCCGACGCGCCCGAGCGCCCGCCCGCGTTTTGGCGGCACCGCTGAGTTCGGGTAGAGTAGTACCTCGGTGCGAGGCTCCGGTTTCGCCCTTGGGGTATGGTGTAATTGGCAACACAGCGGTTTCTGGTACCGCCATTCTTGGTTCGAGTCCAGGTACCCCAGCAGAGAAGAACCCCCGCTCAGGCGGGGGTTTTCTTGTAAAGAGGATCAATGAGGTTTGCAGCGAAGCGAGCCGGAGAACACGTCGGCCGACTCTCGCTCGTCGCCCTCGTGGCGGCTCTCGTCGTCGTCGGCATCGGGGGGATCGACGCCGTTGCCGAACGGTCGATGGCCGACGGGGCGGCACGGATGCTCGCCGATGCTGAGCCCGCCGCCCGCAGCATCCGCGTGGTGGCAGCCGGGGCTTCCGATCCCGGCGCCCAGGACACCGAGGTGCGCGCCGCGATCTCGACCGCCTTCGCCGGCATCGACGTCGACGTGACCCGCCGATCCGGTCTCGAGGCGGCGGCCGAGACGACGAACGGCACGGCCTTCGCTCTGCGGCTGCTCGACGACGAGCGGATTCCGGAGCTCGCGGTCCTGACGGACGGCGAGTGGCCGCAGTCCCCGGACCAGATCGCGCTGCCCGCCCCGGCGGCAGAGCGGCAGCAGCTCGGCATCGGCGACACCGTGGCCCTCGTGCGCGACGGCACGCCCTTCATCCTCGTGGGAACCTGGGCCGCTGAGGATCCTGAGGATGCCGCCTGGGTGGGCGATCCTGCGGTCGTCTCGGGCGAGAGCGACGGCGCCATAGGACCCGCGGTCGTCGCCCGCGGCGCGCTGAACGGCCTGACCTCTGCTCCGACCGCCACGTGGGAGATCGCGCCGGTGGGTGCGCAGCCCGGCGACCTCGTGGCGCTTCAGCGTGCCGTCACGAGGCTCCGCGATCTGCCCGATGTCATCGATCCGCAGCGGCAGCACAACACCAGAGTCCTCGGAGGCCTCGGCGACACGCTGCAGCGGCAGTCGGCTGCGGTCGCGGCCACGCGCGGTCTGCTCGTCGCCCCGCTTCTCATCATCGCGCTGCTGGGCGCCCTCGTTCTCGGCGCCGTCCTCGCCACGCTCTCCACGGTCCGTCGCGAGGAGCTCGTCCTCCTGCGTGCCCGAGGAGCCTCCGGGCGGCGCCTCGCCCTCGGCGCTGCCGGCGAGGCCACGGTCTTCGCGGCAGCCGGCGCCGCCCTCGCACTGGCGGGCCTCGCGGTCGCCACCGGAGTCACCCCGTCCGCGCTGCTGACGGCCGCCGGCACGGTCGCATTCTCCGGGGTTGCGGCGGGCTTTCTCGCCGTGCGCACCGCGAGTCGAGCCGATGTCGTGCGTACGGAGACGCTGCGCAGCGACGCCGGTGCGCGACCGCCGATGATGCTGCTCCTGGTCGCCGGTGTCGTCGCCGGCCTGGCAGCGCTATCGGCATGGCAGCTGTTCGCCACGGGAACGGTCGTCCGCGCGGACGGCACTCCCGAGCCGCTGGCGGCAGCGGCCCCCGCGCTGCTGCTCGTCGCCGTGTGCCTCCTCGGCCCCGTGGGGATCGGTCCTCTGGCGGCGCTTGCCGAACGACTCGTGCGACGCACCCGAGGAATCACGCCGATCCTCCCCGTCCGGCAGATCGCCCGCCGGATGGGCAGCGTCGCCGTGGCGATCCTGTGCCTGGCTCTCGCCGCGGCATCCATGGCCCTCGCGGTGGCGGCACCGGCGGCCGCGGATGCCGCAGAGCAGCGCACGCGCACAGCGCTTCTCGGCGGCGACGTCCGGATGATCACGGAGGACGGCCTGGATGCCGTCGCCGGCGCCGCCGCGACCTGGAGCGGCGTGACGGATACGGCCGAGGTTCTGCGCACGCCGCTCACCGTGGGATCGGACACGGCGATCCTCGTCGCGGGCCCGCCGGAGGCGCTGGGCTTCGCCGATCCGATCCCCGCCGGCGCAGACGGCACGGTCGCCGCCGAGATCACTCAGAGCCTCGCGGATCGGCTCGGAGCAGCCCCCGGCACGGTCTTCACAGCGCGCGTCCGATCGGTCGCCCGGCCCGTGTCCATCGAGGTCGTCCGCATCGTCGAGGCCCTGCCAGGGGTGGGCGACGGACTGGGCGTCGCCGCCGATCCGGAGGAGCTGCGCACCGCGGGCGCGGACCTCCCCGCCAATGAGCTCTGGCTGCGCAGCGATGCTCCCGAGGAGACGGCGGCGCAACTGCGCGCACAGGCGACCCAACCGGTCCGCATCCTCACCGCCGCTCAGGTGAGCGCAGCACCGGTCGTCTCCGTAGCCCCGGCGCTGCTGACCACGGGCGCCCTCGTGGCCTCGGGGCTGGGCGTGATCGGGTTTCTCGCCGCCTCCTCGGCTGCGACCCGTGCGCGCCGCGACGAGAGGCTCGTGCTGCGGGCCCTCGGACTCGGGCTGTCGCATCAGCGGATGCTGCGGGCGGGGGAGATCGTGAGCGTCGCGGTCTACGCCGTACTCGTCGGCGCCGTTCTGGGAGCCGGCGTGGCCGCGGCGGTCCTGCCCATCGTGCTGGGACTGGGCGCATGACGGGTCGGATTCCGCTGCTGATGCGCGGAGCATCCACCACTCCGGCCCTCTCGCTGTTCCTCGTCGTCGTGATCGCCGTGCTGTCGTACCTCGGCGCGGCGGCTCCTGCGGTCCTCGCCGACGGACGCACCGCCACCGTCCAGCGTGCGGTCGACTCTCTGCCGGACCTGGCCCGGTGGCCTTCCGCGACGACGCCGGGGCTGCCTGCGTTCGCCGCGTCGTCCGAACCCGGCATCGGGGTGTGGGGGCGCACCATGACAGTCCTGGAGGCGAAGCGGGAGGAGCAGCCGGAGCCCCTGCGCAGCCTGCTGGGCGAGCCTCGCGTCACGATGACGGTCGATCCCTTGCCCACAACCGACGAGGGCTCTGACAGCGTCGTACCGCGCAACAAGGTCGGCCTCGTCTCCGACCCCGGTCTCGCAGACCGCGCCGACCTCGTCGAGGGACGTCTTCCGGAGCTCACCGACCCGGCCCGCGGAATCGAGATCGTGCTCACGCAGGCGACCGCCGAGCAGCTGGACTGGAAGACGGGAACCGTGCGCCGTTGG
It includes:
- a CDS encoding fumarylacetoacetate hydrolase family protein, which produces MKIARFSHNDAIQYGILDEQELVVLAGDPMFAGFDTTGERVPLADAALLAPVIPRSKVVCVGKNYHDHAAEMGGIAPEEPLLFLKPNTSVIGPGDTIVRPTLSERTEHEGELAVVIGRIAKNVRAENAHDYVFGYTVANDVTARDLQKKDGQWTRGKGFDTFCPLGPVIETEFDDADATIETRVNGEVRQHAPLSDMIHSVADIIEYASAVFTLLPGDVILTGTPAGVGQFAAGDTIEVEVSGIGVLRNTVRDALPVA
- a CDS encoding MFS transporter — its product is MTVPTAAEQQAVQRRTVAILSAGQVLGGIAFGATVSLGALLAADISGDDALSGLATASVTLGAALCAIPLARLATKVGRRRALTLGNLFALIGIGVVILAAALRVFPLLLVGIVMIGAGNAGNLQSRFAATDLASSRHRGRDLSIVVWATTVGGVAGPLLLGPGEIVGQAIGMPPQTGSYLFSLIAQVAALALYLVALRPDPLLLAQRIMAAGADRNAVEERRDHPIVARYAMFAIAASHVTMASVMAMTPIHLAHMAHGAHGGHATPADISSLVGITIAMHVAGMYALSPVFGILADRWGRLRVVLLGQALLAASLLFSMFVNDQAWGVMVALILLGLGWSAATVSGAALLTEATTPALRTRRQGRSDSLMSFSAAGGAVLAGIILSNFQYGGLAVAASVLVIAIVVAAPLGRMRAA
- a CDS encoding class I SAM-dependent methyltransferase; the encoded protein is MRAWSGVGAAYAASYAALCAGTTESIVSALGPAHSRGVLDVGSGTGTLAAALSAAGWMVTGCEPEPTMREIASAQHPTLEFIDGALPALPFRDAAFDAVIANFVLNHVPDPRAAAGEMARVAAADATLIATIWTVSPSWFWTAVCERAGLTPAAGERLPTDKDFERSPSGFGRMLSEASWRAVDVAEFSWTWEAPRDALWASAEGGVASAGAFYLALDARGRRHFRHAFDDLCEERARDGVIALDHTAALAVGRAG
- the gltX gene encoding glutamate--tRNA ligase, whose product is MATPHPLTTTATGSDVRVRFCPSPTGLPHVGLIRTALFNWAYARHNGGKLVFRIEDTDAARDSEESYRQLLDALRWMEIDWDEGVEVGGEHAPYRQSERHDIYREVIDKLLAAGAIYESFSTAEEIDARNEANGRAKQLGYDNHDRALTDEQKAAFRAEGRQPALRLRVPDEDLTYVDLIRGEVTFPAGSFPDFVVVRPNGIPLYTFVNPVDDALMGVTHVLRGEDLMPSTARQLALYAALIDAGVTTFVPRFAHMPLVLGETGNKKLSKRDPQADLFLHRERGFIHEGLLNYLALLGWSIGPDRDVFSLDEFIAAFDIENVNPNPARFDQKKAESINGDHIRMLDVKDFAERTVPYLAAAGLFDEPSHEQLVLAFRVAPLVHERVQLLGDVPGMVGFLFTDDVSYDADALKGLPANAAEVLEACVAALEPVTEFTTEKIQDALSAALVEKLELKPRVAYGPPRVALTGRRVSPPLFESMELLGRDESLRRLSGLAEQLRG